One segment of Gammaproteobacteria bacterium DNA contains the following:
- a CDS encoding very short patch repair endonuclease: MIDRVSEKTRSYIMSRVGSKDTGPEMTVRRMLHRLGYRYRLHRGDLPGSPDLVFRQRRKVVFVHGCFWHGHDCRGGRLPESKADYWQPKIAANRKRDAACIARLEELGWDSFVVWQCRLREPKRLRSRLVAYLGPAK; this comes from the coding sequence ATGATTGACCGGGTATCCGAAAAGACGCGCAGCTACATTATGTCGCGCGTGGGCAGCAAGGATACCGGCCCGGAGATGACGGTGCGGCGGATGCTGCACCGCCTGGGATACCGGTATCGGCTGCATCGCGGCGACCTGCCGGGTTCGCCGGACCTGGTGTTTCGCCAGCGGCGGAAGGTGGTTTTCGTGCACGGCTGTTTCTGGCACGGCCACGATTGCCGGGGCGGCCGTTTGCCGGAGAGCAAGGCGGATTATTGGCAGCCGAAGATCGCGGCGAACCGCAAGCGGGACGCCGCCTGTATCGCCAGGCTCGAAGAACTGGGGTGGGATTCGTTTGTCGTATGGCAATGTCGGTTGCGGGAGCCGAAACGCCTGCGCTCGCGGCTTGTCGCCTACCTGGGGCCGGCGAAATAG